From the Pelosinus sp. IPA-1 genome, the window AAAGATCGCCGTATAGAAGAATTACAAATTGAGTTAGATATACTAAAAAGAAAAAAAGATGAAATTAAATTATTACCTCTTAAAAAAATTATTACTGAAGAAAATATAGGAGAAGGTTTCTCAATAGATTTTAATAATAAGAAACTATTAAAATTCTTGATTAAACGCGGATATATTGATGAAATGTACCATTCATATATTACATATTTTTATCCAGGTAGTCTAACAAAAGAAGATATGGATTTCTTAGCGAGCATTAAAAATCAAGAAGCATTGACTTTTGATTACAAATTGACAAAGTATGAAGAAATTATCAATAAAATGTATATTTATGAGTTTGAACAGCAAGAAATCCTAAACTATAATTTAATTGACTTTATGATAGAAAATATAGAAAAGTACAGAATTTTTGTTGAAATTGTATTAACGCAATTGGTTAATGAAAGTGATAAATCAATTAGTTTTATTGATGGATATCTAAAAGAATCTAGACAAGAATCAGCGTTTATAAAGCTACTTTGTAAAAGATGGAACAATTTATGGCGGTTTATTGATATCAAGTCCAATTTCCCAATTCAGAAAAAAAATGAATACTTAACTAAAATTATTAAATTTGCAGATGTAGATGATATTCACAATTTAAATAGTGAAACATTACTAACACAATATATTTCAAAGGCGACAAATTTTTTAAAACTAATAATTGATGAACAGTATATTGAAAAAATACAGTTAGTATTGGAAAGGTTAGAAGTCAAATTTGAATATTTAGAGACTCCATATAACGGAATGCGATTATTTGATTTTGTATATGAAAACAATATGTATAAAATTAATCAAGAGATGATTGAGTTAATAATAAACATAAAGGGAAAGGTACCTGCGGATAAGATAGCAGAATTAAAAACATCAAACTATACGGTTATCAAAGAATCAAATTGTGATTACCTGATTAAATATATTGATGATAACATTCAAGAATATCTTGAAAATGTATTTTTAAAATTAGAAAATAATAATAATGAAACTGAAGAAAACATTTTAAATCTGCTTAATAAAGAATCGCTTGACAAGGCATTGCAAGTAGCTATCCTTGATAAGGAAGTAAAGGTTATAACTGATATTACTGAAGTAAAAAATAAGGAATTATGGAATATACTTGTTCAATCTTTCAAAGTGAGTGCCGAGTGGTTTAATGTAATAAACTATTATAAAGAAATCAATAAAATTGATGATGTACTTGTGATGTTTTTTAATAGAAACTATATTGAACTTTCTAAGAATGAATTAAATAAATATGATGGCATTGAAGATGCACTCTATAAAAAAATTTCGATGGATATTATGAGGTGCGAACAAATAGAAGAAAGTTGTTTCGAAAAAATTAAAGAGAGTATCCCATATCAATTTGATAAATTTAGTGTGGAAGATTTATCGGAGAATCGCATAAGCAGTATTATAAATGAGGGTTTGCTAAGCTTGACAATAGAAAATTTTAATTCCTTAAAAGATAACTCTCAAAATAAACATATTTTATTACTTGAAAGAAAAATTGATGAATATTTGGGAAAAGATACTGAATATGAACTAGATTCAAATGATATAGAAATGTTGTTAGATTCAGAAGTAATTACTAGCGAACAAAAAAAATCTATTATTCAAGATATGAATGAAGGACTTATTTCAGATGATAATTCGTTAGCAGAGAAAATATATATAGTATCTTTAGATCATGAGTTTAATGAAATGACACAAGAAATATTTGAAAAACTGATAATGAGTGATTTATTATCAAGTGATAAAAAATTAAATATTATTACTAAGGTAATTGAATATTTGCCGAAAGAGGCCATTATGGGTAGTTTTGCTAATATTGAAGCACCATATTGCGAAATTGCTAATAGCGGGAAGCGACCACTGTTATTAGATAACAGTATTAATCAAGCTTTAGTTATTCAGCTGGAGACTAAAGGATACATATCATCTTGGAAAAAAGAAGGTGGGAAGTTAAGAGTCATTAATAAAATGGCTTAAATCTAATGAATCATTTATAATTGTTAGGTTCAGTTGCCTGGGGCTTATATCTACAAATAAACGCCAAAGACAGCAATATCGCTCAAGTATAAGTTAAGGAAATCCTTAAGACATAATGCTTTTGGGGGAATGCTGATTCTTACGAACCTGATTATTTAGGTCAAAGGTCTTCCCCTAGAATTATCAGATGAAAGATAAAGAGTTTTTTTATTATATAGAAATGATAATAAAATCTGTTAAAACCCTATCGCATTTGGGCGATAGGGTTTAGTTTATATGGGGTCTATTATCATGTCAAATATTTTTCTTTTTCAACAGGATTAATCATAAATTTCATTGAAGTACTATAAATGGGTAAAGTTGCTAAAGGGTAGGTAGGCATATGAATTATTGGCTAATCGTGCATGATATTGAAGCTTTTAATGGTGGATTAAAGGGTGATGATTCGAATACTATAGGTTTTCAAGCATCTACCTATAACGCAAAAAATGTTGAGCCTGGAGATATGCTTGTTTATTACTTAAAAAATGACATTGCACTAAAAGGCATTTATAAGGTTAAGCCTAAGCCATGGTATGGGGTTAAAAACTGGGTCAGTGATTACCAGATAGACATATTGCCAGTAATTCAATTAGATAAACCTTGTGATTTCAAAGAAGTACTTTCATGTCTTGAACTGTTTAATGGTATTGAAAAATGGCAACAAAAGATACAAGGTACAAATGGAATTAGAGAATTATCTGAGAATGATTTTATTGTATTAAAAGACTACGTTGCCAAGTTTGCGCACTTTGAGAATCAATTCTCTTCTGATAATAGCATTGATTGTTTTCATATCAATGTAGAAATACCACCATTGCTAAAAAATGTTGGAACATCTCAATACACTGATGGTGTGCGAATAGAAAAAGAGTTTCATGATGTTTTTAATCCACCTAATTCACCATTCTATACGTCCAGAGGATCAGCAAGACAAATAAAGATTTTATTTAACAATAAGATTTTTGATGCGAAGTATTACTTTGAAGGACAGGAAGATAAGGCAGTAACATTGCAAAGTATACGTTTTAGAAAAAAAATTAAAGCGGAATTTCAAAAAGTATTTCCCGAACAAATAGGGCAATTTGCGATCCAAGTTGGACATGATTTGAATCATTTTATTTTTAGCCATTCTTCCGTTGTTTTTGATGATGGAGAAGAGTTTGAAGAGGATGATCGTACTTATGATGAAACTAAGCAGGCTTTTAGACTTCATAAACTTAGGGAAAGAAAACCAGAGGTTATAAAAAAAGCTAAAGATAAGTTTCTAAAGAAACATGGCAGATTATTTTGTCAGGCTTGTGGTTTTGATTTCAAAAAGGTGTATGGAGCTAGGGGAACTGGCTTTATTGAAGGTCACCATACTAAGTTGGTCAGTGAAATGAAAGAGGGTGAAAAAACCAAGGTTGAAGATATTTCTTTGTTATGTTCTAATTGCCATAAAATGATTCATAGAAAACCATTAATAAATGTTGAACAATTAGCTTTTTGGATAAAGTACCAATCTAACACTTAAAAAGGAGCGGCTTTATGGCGAAAGTACTTTATGATTTTTTAAATGATAGTCCACTTTTTAATGATAAAAAAATAGAAGAAAAATTTTCAGGGGTATCAAACAAAGATTTAGAAAAAGAGATAAATGCTTATCGAGAGTATTCTCTAAAGAAAGCATCAAATTTATTAAGTGAAATTAAAAACTCAAAGCAAAAAATATCCGCAACTATGGAAGGCTTTAACTCGTTTATCCCAGATGAACAAACATTAAAACAATTTGCTTTATATATGGATTCAGTGGTAATAAATGACCCACTTTTCAAAATGACACATAGAGATAGCCAGTTTTCAAAAACAATGAATCAATATCTGGGATACGATGGAAAAGATGAAATTGATAAAATAAAACTTGTTAAGGCTGTTTCTTATATGAAAAAACTAACACCAATGATAGCTGGCAATTTTGTAAAATTTTTTCCTATGAGTTATATTCATGAACCACCGCAACAATTACCTATACATATGTCAGATAATCATTTTTCTGATATTTTACCTGAAGAACTATTGCAGTGGTTCCGTAAAAGATCCACGGTTGTTTCATTGAAAAAAAGTGATGACGGATGGCGTATTTTAAAAAAACTATATATTTCACGTTCTATATGTGTTCAATT encodes:
- a CDS encoding HNH endonuclease gives rise to the protein MNYWLIVHDIEAFNGGLKGDDSNTIGFQASTYNAKNVEPGDMLVYYLKNDIALKGIYKVKPKPWYGVKNWVSDYQIDILPVIQLDKPCDFKEVLSCLELFNGIEKWQQKIQGTNGIRELSENDFIVLKDYVAKFAHFENQFSSDNSIDCFHINVEIPPLLKNVGTSQYTDGVRIEKEFHDVFNPPNSPFYTSRGSARQIKILFNNKIFDAKYYFEGQEDKAVTLQSIRFRKKIKAEFQKVFPEQIGQFAIQVGHDLNHFIFSHSSVVFDDGEEFEEDDRTYDETKQAFRLHKLRERKPEVIKKAKDKFLKKHGRLFCQACGFDFKKVYGARGTGFIEGHHTKLVSEMKEGEKTKVEDISLLCSNCHKMIHRKPLINVEQLAFWIKYQSNT